A DNA window from Oculatellaceae cyanobacterium contains the following coding sequences:
- a CDS encoding DUF6079 family protein, which yields MKYGDLINFEPIETVIQLQNADELSQAQQLVATYVISEEMAERLQNLVFPNLQFDQPADNKGIFVVGNYGTGKSHLMSVLSAIAEHSELLPYFQNTQIADSTKAIAGKFKVIRTELGSTTMDLREFVCSQIEEALFQWGIEFQFPPRDKIPNHKGVFEEMMTAFHQLYPDQGLLLLVDEMLDYLSTRKDQDLYLDLSFLREIGEICKNLKFRFIAGLQETLFDSPRFSFAADAIRRVKDRFEQILIARKDIKYVVSERLLKKTAEQQVKIRAYLTPFAKFYGNMNERIDEFIHLFPIHPDYIDTFDRIAVAERREVLKTLSLTMRKLLHQDIPADSPGLIAYDSYWSLLKENPAFRAVPDIRAVIDCSQILESRIQQAFTRPAYKPIALRIIHGLSVHRLTTGDIYSSLGATPDELRDSLCLYNSMVAELGGEPAEDLLSLVETTLKEIHKTVSGQFISANSDNRQYYIDLKKTDDYDALIEKRVESLDPTQLDRYYYQALKQVMECSDQTYVNNYKIWEHELEWTAKKATRQGYLFFGAPNERSTVAPARDFYLYFIQYYEPPVYKNEKKADEVFFKLTNVDDTFKQNLERYAAALDLASTSSGVAKKSYEDKAKSYLRNLVNWLQERITTAFTVIHEGKSKTLSEWLKGVRGISGARANVRDIVNAVGSNCLAAHFADQAPEYPTFSVLITKDNRKQAAQDALRFLKGTTKTQQAIAVLDALELFDGDKLDPHHSKYINYILSLLKQKGSGQVLNRSELIADVLGVEYMAPNPYRLEPEWVVVLTAALVYNGDVVLAVPGKKFDANSLDSLVTTSVEELINFKHIEQPKDWNLPTLKALFELLGLTPGMAQLVTQGSNEPIQQLQKAITQTVEKLVLVKQKLSSLNFWGRNLLSEAQQTEYQDRLDRTKNFLESLQAYNTPGKLKNFRAQEQEVKNHSTGLQTLVEIDALSELITNLGSVASYLSAAEAALPPSESGKVKESGGNYLNDGDWLSQMQQVRQDIQVQMLNSQKRSAANFRQQTLQKLTQLQQGYIQTYLAQHTLARLGANDDQRKADLLRDVRLESLRKLATINMMNAGQLTDYQHRLANLKSCFALTEKDMQATPICPHCQFRPANEVVEVAASQQLLEMDAELDRVLAEWTQTLLANLEDPTTRENLNLLKPNQRQLIDDFLQSRTLPYPLSNDFIQAVQEVLSGLQKVVVKAQELRSLLLAGGSPCTIPELKKRFEDYLAQLSKGKDSGKVRIVIE from the coding sequence ATGAAATACGGCGATCTAATTAATTTTGAGCCTATTGAAACTGTTATTCAGTTACAGAATGCTGATGAACTCAGTCAAGCACAGCAGTTAGTTGCTACCTATGTCATTTCTGAGGAAATGGCTGAACGGTTGCAGAATTTGGTATTTCCTAACTTGCAGTTTGACCAACCTGCTGATAATAAAGGCATTTTTGTAGTTGGAAATTATGGTACTGGTAAATCTCACCTAATGTCAGTATTGAGTGCGATCGCCGAACACTCGGAACTACTCCCATATTTCCAGAATACCCAAATAGCCGATAGTACCAAAGCGATCGCCGGGAAATTTAAAGTCATTCGTACCGAACTCGGCTCAACCACAATGGATTTGCGCGAGTTTGTTTGTTCACAAATAGAAGAAGCATTATTTCAATGGGGGATTGAATTTCAGTTTCCTCCTAGAGATAAAATCCCTAATCATAAAGGCGTATTTGAAGAGATGATGACGGCATTTCATCAGCTTTATCCCGATCAAGGATTGCTGTTATTAGTTGATGAAATGTTAGATTATTTAAGCACTCGTAAAGACCAAGATCTATATCTTGATCTCAGTTTTTTAAGGGAAATTGGCGAAATTTGTAAAAATTTAAAATTCCGTTTTATTGCTGGATTACAAGAAACATTATTTGATAGCCCTCGATTCTCTTTTGCAGCAGATGCTATTCGGAGAGTCAAAGACCGTTTTGAACAAATTTTAATTGCTCGTAAAGATATTAAGTATGTAGTCTCAGAGAGGCTGTTGAAAAAGACTGCCGAACAGCAAGTAAAAATTCGAGCATACTTAACACCTTTTGCTAAGTTTTACGGCAATATGAATGAACGAATAGATGAATTTATCCATCTATTTCCGATTCATCCTGATTATATTGATACTTTTGACCGAATCGCTGTTGCCGAAAGGCGGGAAGTATTAAAAACTTTATCGCTAACTATGCGGAAATTGTTACATCAAGATATACCAGCAGATTCCCCTGGATTGATTGCTTATGATAGTTATTGGAGCTTACTAAAAGAAAATCCTGCTTTTCGGGCAGTTCCAGATATTCGAGCCGTAATTGATTGTTCTCAGATATTAGAATCTCGCATTCAGCAAGCTTTTACTCGTCCTGCTTATAAGCCTATAGCATTAAGAATTATTCATGGTTTATCGGTACATCGTTTAACTACTGGCGATATCTATTCATCTCTTGGCGCAACGCCAGATGAGTTACGAGATAGTTTGTGCTTGTACAATTCAATGGTAGCTGAATTAGGCGGTGAGCCTGCTGAGGATTTGCTTTCTTTAGTAGAAACAACTTTAAAGGAGATTCATAAAACTGTTAGTGGGCAATTTATCTCTGCTAATTCTGATAATCGCCAATACTACATTGACCTAAAAAAAACAGATGATTATGATGCGCTAATTGAAAAACGGGTTGAAAGTTTAGATCCTACTCAGTTGGATCGTTACTATTATCAAGCCCTCAAACAAGTAATGGAGTGTAGCGACCAAACTTATGTAAATAATTATAAGATTTGGGAGCATGAACTAGAGTGGACGGCTAAAAAAGCAACACGCCAAGGTTATCTCTTTTTTGGTGCGCCTAATGAAAGATCCACTGTTGCTCCAGCACGAGATTTTTATCTATATTTTATTCAGTATTACGAGCCACCTGTATATAAAAATGAAAAAAAAGCTGATGAAGTATTCTTTAAACTAACTAATGTTGATGATACTTTTAAGCAGAATTTAGAAAGGTATGCTGCCGCATTAGATTTAGCTTCTACTTCTTCAGGAGTAGCTAAAAAAAGCTATGAGGATAAAGCTAAAAGTTACTTGCGAAATTTAGTTAATTGGCTGCAAGAACGGATAACTACTGCTTTTACTGTCATCCATGAAGGGAAAAGTAAAACTTTATCAGAATGGCTCAAAGGTGTTAGGGGAATTAGTGGCGCTCGTGCTAATGTGCGGGATATTGTTAATGCAGTTGGTTCTAATTGTTTGGCGGCTCATTTTGCGGATCAAGCCCCAGAATATCCGACTTTTAGCGTACTAATTACTAAAGATAATCGCAAGCAAGCTGCTCAGGATGCTTTGCGCTTTTTGAAGGGTACTACAAAGACACAACAGGCGATCGCTGTTCTGGATGCCTTAGAATTGTTTGATGGAGATAAGCTAGATCCCCATCATTCTAAATATATTAATTATATTCTTTCCCTACTTAAACAAAAAGGATCGGGTCAAGTTCTCAACCGTTCTGAACTGATTGCAGATGTTTTAGGAGTTGAATATATGGCTCCTAATCCGTATCGCTTAGAACCTGAATGGGTGGTAGTTTTAACCGCCGCCTTGGTTTATAACGGGGATGTAGTGCTGGCGGTTCCAGGGAAAAAATTTGATGCTAATAGTTTAGATAGTTTAGTAACTACTTCAGTTGAAGAACTGATTAACTTTAAGCACATAGAACAACCAAAAGATTGGAATTTACCTACGCTCAAAGCTTTATTTGAACTGCTAGGATTAACGCCAGGAATGGCGCAGTTGGTAACGCAAGGAAGTAATGAACCGATTCAACAACTGCAAAAAGCAATAACACAGACAGTAGAAAAATTAGTATTAGTAAAGCAGAAATTATCAAGTTTAAATTTTTGGGGTCGCAACTTATTAAGTGAAGCGCAACAGACTGAATATCAAGACCGTTTAGACCGAACTAAAAACTTCTTGGAATCCTTGCAAGCTTACAATACACCAGGTAAGTTAAAAAATTTCCGCGCCCAGGAGCAGGAAGTTAAAAATCATAGCACTGGATTACAAACCCTAGTAGAAATAGACGCACTCTCGGAACTAATTACCAATCTTGGTTCTGTAGCATCATATCTATCTGCGGCTGAAGCAGCATTGCCACCATCGGAATCGGGGAAAGTTAAAGAAAGCGGTGGTAACTATCTCAATGATGGGGATTGGTTGAGCCAAATGCAGCAAGTACGCCAAGATATTCAGGTACAAATGCTGAATTCCCAAAAGCGTTCTGCTGCTAATTTTCGTCAGCAAACATTACAAAAATTAACTCAACTTCAGCAAGGTTACATCCAAACTTATTTAGCACAACACACCCTCGCTAGATTGGGAGCGAATGACGATCAGCGAAAAGCCGATTTATTACGCGATGTGCGCCTAGAAAGTTTGCGGAAGTTGGCGACAATTAATATGATGAATGCTGGTCAATTAACGGATTATCAACATCGTCTGGCTAATTTAAAAAGTTGCTTTGCTTTAACAGAAAAGGATATGCAAGCAACTCCTATTTGTCCCCACTGTCAATTTCGACCAGCTAATGAGGTGGTGGAAGTGGCAGCGAGTCAGCAGTTATTAGAGATGGATGCAGAGTTAGATCGGGTGTTGGCAGAGTGGACGCAGACGCTATTAGCGAATTTGGAAGATCCCACCACGCGGGAAAACTTAAATCTGCTCAAACCCAACCAAAGGCAACTAATAGACGATTTCTTGCAATCTCGCACACTTCCTTACCCGTTGAGTAATGATTTTATTCAGGCGGTGCAGGAAGTGCTTTCTGGTTTGCAAAAAGTGGTAGTGAAGGCGCAAGAATTGCGATCGCTCCTACTAGCTGGCGGTTCTCCTTGTACTATCCCAGAGTTGAAGAAACGTTTCGAGGACTATTTAGCACAGTTATCAAAGGGTAAAGATTCGGGTAAGGTGAGGATTGTTATAGAGTAA
- a CDS encoding DNA methyltransferase, translated as MIEHTEETQLSLNLQVTETVNQKSAVECFGITFESDEARRAYFLEKLREKLKDPEFRQIEGFPIGEDDDILAISDPPYYTACPNPFIADFINYWNQEKNTSSDSDNYHREPFAADVSEGRNDPIYNTHSYVTKVPHKAIMRYILHYTEPGDIVFDGFCGSGMTGVAAQLCGDIKTVESLGYTVKTDRTIVDKNNEYFSSLGIRKVILNDISTSASFISYNYNTSLDLAKFETEIKSNFLDIEEKTAWMYLTLHQPSQQHIDSAISLLELETSQTIYKFGELSLPFGKINYTIWSDVFICPECSNDLVFWEVAINKEAGKVHDNFPCPQCNVNLNKRNLERSWIYKFDPAINQSVKWAKQVPVIINYSINNKRFEKKVDIFDLALLKKIDNYTNNTIDAWFPTNLIPNGYNTEQPKLSHGITHIHQFYTKRNLISAALFFSNIKKTRYVALLTAVISDISKMSRVQISHYFKGGGGPFIPGLAGTLYISSISSEKRTLFALENRLSTFLRSLKQHFYQHCLVNNASTSQISNLPSNSINYIFTDPPFGGNIMYSELNFLVEVWLKVLTNNKPEAIVNRIQGKQLIDYQAIMTKCFQEYYRVLKPACWMTVEFHNSKNSVWNAIQEALQNAGFVIADVRTLDKQQGTFKQVTSGGAVKQDLIISAYKPSTTLEEQFKLEAGTEQGVWDFIRNHLQQLPVFVSKNEQAETIAERQNYLLFDRMVAFHIQRSVTIPLSASEFYTGLTQRFNERDGMYFLPEQAAEYDRKRLTVREVLQLELFVTDESSAVQWLKQQLTKKPQTFQELHSQFMREIAGWSKFEKSLELSELLEQNFLRYEGQGAIPNQIVSWLKHSSIHREKIREIENQSANNTSGLETKDAILINAAKDKWYVPDPNQATDIEKLREKSLLKEFEEYRQAKKKIKQFRIEAVRTGFKKAWQDRDYKTIIEVAEKIPETVLQEDPKLLMWYDQASTRVGE; from the coding sequence ATGATCGAGCATACAGAAGAAACTCAGCTATCACTAAATTTACAGGTTACAGAAACCGTTAATCAAAAATCTGCCGTTGAGTGTTTTGGCATAACTTTTGAAAGCGATGAAGCACGACGCGCTTATTTTTTAGAAAAGTTGCGGGAGAAACTCAAAGACCCAGAGTTCCGGCAAATTGAGGGATTTCCTATTGGTGAGGATGATGATATTTTAGCAATCTCCGATCCGCCTTATTATACTGCTTGTCCTAATCCTTTTATTGCAGATTTTATTAACTATTGGAATCAGGAAAAAAATACATCATCTGATAGTGATAATTATCATCGAGAACCATTTGCAGCAGATGTGAGTGAAGGTAGAAATGACCCCATTTACAATACTCATTCATATGTTACAAAAGTACCGCATAAGGCAATAATGCGCTATATTCTCCACTACACAGAACCAGGAGATATTGTTTTTGATGGTTTTTGTGGTTCGGGAATGACGGGAGTAGCAGCACAGTTATGTGGGGATATAAAAACTGTTGAATCTTTGGGTTACACTGTCAAAACAGATAGAACCATTGTAGATAAAAATAATGAATATTTTTCCAGCTTGGGTATCCGTAAAGTAATTTTAAATGACATTTCCACATCTGCAAGTTTTATTTCTTATAACTATAATACGAGTCTAGACTTAGCTAAATTTGAAACAGAAATTAAATCTAATTTTTTAGACATAGAAGAAAAAACAGCATGGATGTATTTAACTTTGCATCAACCATCACAACAACATATAGACAGTGCTATATCGCTACTAGAACTGGAAACAAGTCAAACAATATATAAATTTGGGGAACTAAGCCTTCCCTTTGGAAAAATAAATTATACAATTTGGTCTGACGTTTTTATTTGCCCAGAATGTTCTAATGATTTAGTATTTTGGGAAGTAGCAATAAATAAAGAAGCTGGCAAAGTACATGATAATTTTCCATGCCCTCAATGCAATGTAAACTTAAATAAGCGTAATTTAGAAAGAAGCTGGATTTATAAATTTGATCCAGCTATTAATCAGAGCGTTAAATGGGCAAAACAAGTACCAGTAATTATTAATTACAGTATCAATAATAAACGTTTTGAGAAAAAAGTTGATATCTTTGATCTAGCTTTACTTAAAAAAATTGATAATTATACAAATAATACAATTGATGCTTGGTTTCCAACAAACTTGATTCCTAACGGATATAATACCGAGCAGCCTAAATTGTCTCATGGTATTACCCATATACATCAGTTTTATACTAAACGAAATTTAATTTCAGCCGCTCTCTTCTTTTCAAATATTAAAAAGACTCGCTATGTTGCACTTTTAACAGCGGTTATATCTGATATTTCTAAAATGTCACGAGTCCAAATTAGTCATTATTTCAAAGGAGGAGGAGGTCCTTTTATACCTGGTTTAGCAGGTACTCTTTATATCTCAAGTATATCTAGTGAAAAGAGAACACTATTTGCTCTAGAAAACCGTTTATCTACATTTTTACGATCATTAAAACAACACTTTTACCAACATTGCTTAGTTAATAATGCTTCTACTTCCCAAATAAGTAATTTACCAAGTAATTCTATAAATTATATTTTTACCGATCCCCCATTTGGCGGAAATATAATGTACTCCGAGTTAAATTTTTTAGTAGAAGTATGGCTTAAAGTACTTACGAATAACAAGCCTGAAGCAATCGTAAATAGAATCCAGGGTAAGCAACTTATTGATTATCAAGCAATAATGACAAAGTGTTTTCAAGAATACTATCGAGTTCTTAAACCTGCTTGTTGGATGACAGTAGAATTTCATAATTCTAAAAATAGTGTTTGGAATGCTATTCAAGAAGCATTGCAAAATGCTGGCTTTGTAATTGCTGATGTGCGAACTCTTGATAAACAGCAGGGGACATTTAAACAAGTGACTAGCGGAGGTGCAGTCAAGCAAGACCTTATTATTTCTGCATATAAACCTAGTACCACCCTTGAAGAACAATTTAAACTCGAAGCAGGAACAGAACAAGGTGTTTGGGACTTTATTCGTAACCACTTACAACAACTTCCCGTATTTGTTTCTAAAAACGAACAAGCAGAAACTATAGCCGAACGCCAAAACTATTTACTATTCGACAGGATGGTAGCATTTCACATCCAACGGAGTGTAACAATTCCCCTTTCCGCCTCTGAATTTTACACTGGACTTACTCAACGCTTCAACGAAAGAGATGGGATGTACTTCTTACCAGAACAAGCCGCAGAATACGATAGAAAACGCCTCACAGTCCGCGAAGTTCTGCAACTAGAATTATTTGTCACTGACGAATCAAGCGCAGTGCAATGGCTGAAACAACAACTAACCAAAAAACCGCAAACCTTCCAAGAATTACATTCTCAATTCATGCGAGAAATAGCCGGATGGTCTAAATTTGAGAAATCCTTAGAACTCTCGGAATTGCTAGAACAAAACTTTCTCCGCTACGAAGGTCAAGGCGCAATTCCCAATCAAATAGTGTCTTGGTTAAAACACTCCTCTATCCATCGAGAAAAAATCCGCGAGATTGAAAACCAATCTGCAAATAACACATCTGGACTAGAAACTAAAGATGCAATATTAATAAACGCTGCTAAAGATAAATGGTACGTTCCAGACCCAAACCAAGCTACAGACATAGAGAAACTACGCGAAAAATCCTTACTCAAGGAATTTGAAGAATATCGCCAAGCTAAGAAAAAAATCAAACAATTCCGCATTGAAGCCGTCCGCACTGGCTTTAAGAAAGCATGGCAAGACCGAGATTACAAAACAATTATTGAGGTAGCTGAAAAGATTCCTGAAACTGTGTTACAGGAAGATCCAAAACTGCTGATGTGGTATGACCAAGCTAGCACCAGAGTAGGCGAGTAA
- a CDS encoding Shedu immune nuclease family protein: MSDDNTFLSAETVLKVSVKSTIDDPKLTSFIQEGKYILISLKEDLELNIETGKLHRCSCYIPALDTTAQSINHAATLISEAFETHRKSHTKDVFRDVFFQKNNLWKPLQKWREEVDLIFGINIKKVTNSLNKNFNQPNNFNKILDLINVSKEIAEFIIELGLDDENNKNEDDKGIKIQKKLNTLIGVEKLKQILKIWKENHHNSSEAFWQELLSKNSFILSQIFSVPAIILGSQTYVGGKGIDNIGGSILDFLLINKLTRNTALIEIKTPVTNLLTNTEYRNGVYNPSHDLSGAVNQVSSCRHSLTKNYQQLIYNSDKHFEVFNPVCMVIIGHTNQLDNEDLRSSFELHRANYRDIQILTYDEMFEKIKILIDLLEGPD; encoded by the coding sequence ATGAGCGACGATAATACTTTTTTATCAGCAGAAACAGTTTTAAAAGTTAGTGTTAAATCAACCATTGATGATCCTAAACTTACATCTTTTATTCAGGAAGGAAAATATATATTAATATCTTTAAAGGAAGACCTAGAACTAAATATAGAAACCGGAAAATTACACAGATGTAGCTGTTATATTCCTGCCTTAGATACAACTGCTCAAAGTATTAATCATGCAGCAACATTAATTTCAGAAGCTTTTGAAACGCACCGTAAAAGCCATACCAAAGATGTTTTTAGAGACGTTTTTTTTCAAAAAAATAACTTGTGGAAGCCGTTACAAAAGTGGCGAGAAGAAGTTGATTTAATTTTTGGAATTAATATAAAAAAGGTGACAAACAGCCTTAATAAAAATTTTAATCAACCTAATAATTTTAATAAAATATTAGATTTAATTAATGTTTCTAAAGAAATTGCTGAGTTTATTATTGAGTTAGGTCTTGATGATGAAAATAATAAAAATGAAGATGATAAAGGCATTAAAATCCAGAAAAAACTCAACACTTTAATAGGAGTAGAAAAGTTAAAACAAATCCTGAAAATTTGGAAAGAGAATCACCATAATTCATCTGAAGCTTTTTGGCAAGAATTGCTGAGTAAAAATTCTTTTATCTTATCGCAAATATTCTCTGTACCAGCGATTATACTTGGTTCTCAAACCTATGTTGGAGGAAAAGGAATAGACAACATTGGTGGGAGTATATTAGATTTCCTCCTCATTAATAAATTAACGAGAAATACTGCATTAATTGAGATAAAAACCCCAGTTACCAACCTCCTTACTAATACTGAATATAGAAATGGAGTTTATAACCCTTCTCATGATTTATCTGGCGCAGTAAATCAAGTTTCATCTTGTAGACACTCACTAACAAAAAACTATCAACAGTTAATTTATAATTCTGACAAGCATTTTGAAGTTTTTAACCCAGTATGTATGGTAATAATTGGACATACAAACCAATTAGATAATGAAGATCTAAGATCTTCCTTTGAACTTCATAGAGCCAACTATAGAGACATACAAATTCTCACATATGATGAAATGTTTGAGAAAATTAAAATTTTAATCGACCTTTTAGAAGGCCCAGATTAA
- a CDS encoding helicase-related protein gives MTMTLNAWFWSEEHRQLCKVVETQTLWGNTFYRVWLPTQNTVVRIRAESLKPLTEVGLSSPAGISYIAAAARIADALTQDVLLAPIESSVIPLPHQIKALSKAVSGDRVRYLLADEVGLGKTIEAGLILRELKLRGLARRILIVAPKGLVTQWVSEMRLHFNEEFQLILPEDLKTLQRFNSPQQYEEKIPNSKSQIPNLKSDNPWTLFNQVICPMDSVKPMDKRRGWTREQLADYNQERFADLIAANWDLVIVDEAHRLGGSTDQVARYKLGLGLAEAAPYLLLLSATPHQGKTDAFYRLISLLDPLAFPDIASVNRQRVQPYVIRTEKRQAINAQGQPLFKPRQTQLNPVSWSSHHRQHRQLYEATTDYVREGYNQALKQKKSYVGFLMILMQRLVTSSTRAIRTTLERRLEVLREPEEQLTLFPMFSEDEWVELDGQEQIDVLLTTRLKALKNEKAEVELLLDAAKRTESAGTDPKAEALLEWVYRLQQEETDSDLKVLIFTEFVPTQEMLREFLSDRGISVVCLNGSMGMKERKRVQDAFAKDTRILISTDAGGEGLNLQFCHVVINYDIPWNPMRLEQRIGRVDRIGQTHAVRALNFVFADTVEYRVREVLEEKLAVILNEFGVDKTGDVLDSAQAGELFDDLYIETLIHPENLDAKVQEVISQVQAQAQAAKESAAIYQSDELIDPTTAQQLIDHPIPDWVERMTISYLQSHGGIAESAKAVNYAPWNLVFPTGEQFNNVVFTPAEVIAFPSAHHLTLEDARIRGLVMGLPRFAEGQPIPCITLPELPPDVRGFWSLWRIAIYTDDWNQQQMMPLFLHDNGRVFLPTARHIWEQLLTTEVEILNHSTGQEAIQAFERNWEVAIIQGKTIYDQLIHKHQQQLDREREKGEYAFTARRRSIERLGLPQVREYRLGQLKKEEQAWRDRINQASEISPELVPLLIACIIN, from the coding sequence ATGACTATGACATTGAATGCTTGGTTTTGGAGTGAAGAACATCGGCAACTGTGCAAAGTTGTCGAAACCCAAACTCTTTGGGGCAATACATTTTACCGCGTCTGGCTACCCACCCAAAATACTGTAGTCCGCATCCGTGCTGAATCACTAAAACCACTGACAGAAGTAGGATTAAGCAGTCCAGCTGGTATCTCCTACATTGCTGCTGCTGCCCGTATTGCTGACGCACTCACTCAAGATGTACTACTAGCCCCAATTGAATCATCAGTCATCCCTTTACCCCACCAAATCAAAGCACTATCAAAAGCAGTATCAGGCGACAGAGTTCGTTACCTCCTGGCTGACGAAGTTGGATTAGGTAAAACCATCGAAGCTGGATTAATCTTGCGAGAACTGAAACTACGGGGACTGGCGCGACGCATTTTAATAGTCGCCCCCAAAGGTTTAGTTACCCAATGGGTAAGCGAAATGCGTTTGCATTTTAATGAAGAATTTCAGTTAATTTTACCAGAAGATTTAAAAACATTACAGCGTTTTAATTCGCCTCAACAATATGAAGAAAAAATCCCAAATTCCAAATCCCAAATCCCAAATCTAAAATCCGATAATCCCTGGACTCTCTTCAACCAGGTTATTTGTCCAATGGACTCGGTAAAACCGATGGATAAACGTCGCGGTTGGACGCGGGAACAATTAGCCGATTACAATCAAGAACGCTTTGCCGACTTAATTGCTGCTAACTGGGACTTAGTAATTGTAGACGAAGCCCACCGTTTAGGTGGCAGTACCGACCAAGTAGCCCGTTACAAGCTAGGGCTAGGATTAGCCGAAGCTGCACCTTACCTACTGCTACTCTCCGCCACACCCCACCAAGGCAAAACTGATGCTTTTTATCGCCTCATCTCCTTATTAGATCCCTTAGCTTTCCCAGATATCGCCAGCGTCAACCGACAACGAGTGCAACCCTACGTTATCCGCACCGAGAAACGCCAAGCTATTAACGCCCAAGGTCAACCTTTATTTAAACCCAGACAAACTCAACTTAATCCCGTTTCTTGGTCATCCCATCACCGCCAACATCGCCAACTCTACGAAGCTACCACCGATTACGTGCGGGAAGGCTACAACCAAGCACTTAAGCAGAAAAAAAGCTATGTAGGCTTTTTAATGATTTTGATGCAGCGTCTAGTCACCAGTTCCACCCGCGCTATCCGTACCACCCTAGAACGACGCTTAGAAGTGCTGAGAGAACCAGAAGAACAGCTAACTCTTTTCCCAATGTTTTCAGAAGATGAGTGGGTAGAACTAGACGGACAAGAACAAATAGACGTACTCCTGACTACGCGCCTTAAAGCACTAAAAAACGAAAAAGCTGAAGTTGAATTACTGCTAGATGCTGCTAAACGCACTGAATCTGCGGGTACAGACCCCAAAGCTGAAGCCTTACTAGAGTGGGTTTATCGCCTCCAACAAGAAGAAACCGACTCGGATCTAAAAGTTTTGATATTTACCGAATTTGTTCCTACTCAAGAAATGTTAAGGGAATTTTTGAGCGATCGCGGTATCTCCGTTGTCTGTCTAAACGGTTCGATGGGGATGAAAGAACGCAAGCGAGTTCAAGATGCTTTTGCCAAAGATACCCGCATTCTCATTTCCACCGATGCTGGTGGCGAAGGCTTAAACTTGCAATTTTGTCACGTTGTCATTAACTACGATATTCCCTGGAATCCGATGCGCCTAGAACAGCGTATTGGTAGAGTAGATCGCATCGGTCAAACTCACGCTGTTCGCGCCCTTAACTTCGTCTTTGCCGATACCGTAGAATACCGCGTCCGCGAAGTCTTAGAAGAAAAACTCGCTGTCATCCTCAACGAATTTGGCGTAGATAAAACAGGTGATGTGCTAGATTCTGCCCAAGCAGGCGAACTATTTGACGACCTCTACATTGAAACCCTGATCCACCCAGAAAATTTGGATGCGAAAGTGCAGGAAGTGATCAGCCAAGTTCAAGCCCAAGCGCAAGCAGCAAAAGAAAGTGCCGCTATCTATCAAAGTGATGAACTAATAGACCCTACTACAGCACAACAGCTAATAGATCACCCTATTCCAGACTGGGTAGAACGGATGACCATCAGCTATTTGCAATCTCACGGTGGCATAGCTGAGAGCGCAAAAGCAGTTAATTACGCCCCCTGGAATCTCGTTTTCCCAACTGGCGAACAATTTAACAACGTTGTTTTTACACCTGCGGAAGTTATAGCTTTTCCCTCTGCCCATCATCTCACTTTAGAAGATGCGCGAATTCGGGGATTAGTCATGGGCTTACCGCGCTTTGCTGAAGGTCAACCTATCCCTTGCATCACCTTACCTGAACTCCCCCCAGACGTGCGAGGTTTTTGGTCACTATGGCGAATAGCAATTTATACCGATGATTGGAATCAGCAACAAATGATGCCCTTATTCCTTCACGATAATGGGCGAGTTTTTTTGCCTACCGCCCGTCACATCTGGGAACAATTACTTACCACAGAAGTAGAAATTCTCAACCATTCGACTGGACAGGAAGCTATACAAGCATTTGAGAGAAATTGGGAAGTAGCAATAATCCAGGGTAAAACCATTTACGATCAACTTATCCACAAACATCAGCAACAACTAGACCGAGAACGAGAAAAGGGAGAATATGCTTTTACTGCCCGTCGGCGTAGTATTGAGCGTCTAGGACTGCCACAAGTGAGAGAATATCGACTAGGGCAACTAAAAAAGGAAGAGCAAGCTTGGCGCGATCGCATCAACCAAGCCTCGGAGATTAGCCCAGAACTCGTACCATTATTGATAGCGTGTATTATAAATTGA